One segment of Fusarium oxysporum f. sp. lycopersici 4287 chromosome 7, whole genome shotgun sequence DNA contains the following:
- a CDS encoding glucose repression regulatory protein TUP1 has product MSMYPHRAMGGGPQGNSTRLNELLEQIRVEFDTQMRATENYEHQIAAQVSEMQLVREKVYQMEQTHLSLKQKYEDEISALRHQLEAARKGGIQPGIPGPPQHAAPSQQPPSIAPGNGLFSGIMAGGSQGGLVPPQPGQQQGQQGQPQGAQQQQQTQQGHAPQEQPLGPQHQMGQGPPGLPVPPPHPNAQQAPYSQNYPPGPVSNGMGPQPQSTASPGPGRRGIGRPPGAVGPATPQVNTPVPYPGSAASPQVSHPTPEHGRMGGPHAPAVGNALGDLEVDSVAPHNKKTGQDWYAIFNPQVQRVLDVDLVHSLNHESVVCCVRFSHDGKYVATGCNRSAQIFDVQTGEKVCVLEDHNASDMSADLYIRSVCFSPDGRYLATGAEDKLIRVWDIQTRTIRNHFSGHEQDIYSLDFARDGRTIASGSGDRTVRLWDIEQGTNTLTLTIEDGVTTVAISPDTQFVAAGSLDKSVRVWDIHSGFLVERLEGPDGHKDSVYSVAFSPSGKDLVSGSLDRTIKMWELSAPRQGNQPGPKGGKCVKTFEGHRDFVLSVALTPEANWVLSGSKDRGVQFWDPRTGTTQLMLQGHKNSVISVAPSPQGRYFATGSGDMKARIWSYRPYS; this is encoded by the exons ATGTCGATGTATCCGCATCGCGCCATGGGGGGCGGCCCCCAAGGCAATTCCACTCGGCTGAACGAGTTGCTCGAACAGATCAGGGTCGAGTTTGATACTCAGATGCGCGCGACGGAAAACTACGAGCATCAGA TTGCCGCGCAAGTCAGCGAAATGCAACTGGTTCGTGAAAAGGTGTATCAGATGGAGCAAActcatctcagcctcaagcaGAA GTATGAAGATGAGATCAGTGCTCTACGACACCAACTCGAGGCTGCTCGAAAGGGAGGCATCCAGCCTGGCATTCCCGGCCCGCCTCAACATGCAGCGCCCTCCCAGCAGCCTCCTTCTATCGCTCCTGGCAATGGTCTTTTTAGTGGCATCATGGCTGGCGGTAGCCAGGGAGGTCTCgttcctcctcagccagGCCAGCAGCAGGGTCAGCAGGGCCAGCCTCAGGGTGcgcaacagcagcagcaaacgCAGCAGGGACATGCTCCTCAGGAGCAGCCGCTGggacctcaacaccaaatgGGCCAAGGGCCTCCTGGACTTCCCgtccctcctcctcaccctAACGCGCAGCAAGCACCTTACTCTCAGAACTATCCTCCGGGCCCCGTTTCCAATGGGATGGGCCCCCAGCCCCAGAGCACCGCCTCTCCCGGCCCCGGTAGAAGGGGTATCGGTCGTCCACCAGGTGCCGTCGGACCTGCTACTCCCCAGGTTAACACCCCCGTGCCTTACCCTGGAAGTGCAGCCTCCCCTCAAGTCAGCCATCCGACCCCCGAACACGGCCGAATGGGAGGCCCACATGCTCCCGCCGTTGGCAACGCTCTTGGAGACCTTGAAGTTGACTCTGTGGCCCCTCACAACAAGAAGACTGGGCAGGATTGGTATGCGATTTTCAACCCTCAAGTCCAGCGTGTTCTCGATGTGGACCTCGTCCACTCTCTGAACCACGAAAGTGTCGTATGCTGCGTCAGGTTCAGTCATGATGGCAAATATGTTGCAACTGGTTGCAATCGATCTGCCCAGATCTTTGATGTTCAAACTGGTGAAAAGGTTTGCGTGCTCGAGGACCATAATGCCTCTGATATGAGCGCCGATCTCTACATTCGCAGTGTCTGCTTTAGTCCCGATGGTCGCTACCTGGCTACTGGTGCTGAAGACAAGTTGATTCGA GTATGGGATATCCAAACTCGAACCATTCGAAATCACTTCTCTGGTCACGAGCAAGATATTTACTCGCTCGACTTTGCTCGTGATGGTCGAACAATTGCCTCGGGCAGTGGTGATCGAACTGTACGCCTGTGGGATATTGAGCAAGGCACAAACACTCTCACTCTGACAATAGAGGATGGCGTCACGACTGTCGCCATCTCTCCCGATACCCAATTCGTAGCTGCAGGCTCGCTCGACAAGAGTGTACGTGTATGGGACATCCATTCCGGCTTCCTTGTCGAGCGTTTGGAAGGACCTGATGGTCACAAGGACAGTGTTTACTCGGTTGCCTTCTCGCCCAGCGGCAAGGACCTAGTTTCTGGCAGTCTCGATAGGACTATCAAGATGTGGGAGCTCAGCGCTCCTCGTCAAGGAAACCAGCCTGGCCCCAAGGGTGGCAAGTGTGTCAAGACATTCGAGGGCCACCGCGATTTTGTCTTATCAGTTGCTCTCACCCCCGAGGCCAACTGGGTACTCTCTGGCTCCAAGGACCGGGGTGTCCAGTTTTGGGACCCTAGAACGGGTACGACGCAACTCATGCTGCAGGGACATAAGAACTCCGTCATCAGCGTCGCACCTAGTCCACAAGGAAGATACTTTGCCACTGGCTCTGGCGACATGAAGGCTCGTATCTGGTCTTACCGTCCCTATTCCTGA
- a CDS encoding glucose repression regulatory protein TUP1, with the protein MSMYPHRAMGGGPQGNSTRLNELLEQIRVEFDTQMRATENYEHQSMSTTLAAQVSEMQLVREKVYQMEQTHLSLKQKYEDEISALRHQLEAARKGGIQPGIPGPPQHAAPSQQPPSIAPGNGLFSGIMAGGSQGGLVPPQPGQQQGQQGQPQGAQQQQQTQQGHAPQEQPLGPQHQMGQGPPGLPVPPPHPNAQQAPYSQNYPPGPVSNGMGPQPQSTASPGPGRRGIGRPPGAVGPATPQVNTPVPYPGSAASPQVSHPTPEHGRMGGPHAPAVGNALGDLEVDSVAPHNKKTGQDWYAIFNPQVQRVLDVDLVHSLNHESVVCCVRFSHDGKYVATGCNRSAQIFDVQTGEKVCVLEDHNASDMSADLYIRSVCFSPDGRYLATGAEDKLIRVWDIQTRTIRNHFSGHEQDIYSLDFARDGRTIASGSGDRTVRLWDIEQGTNTLTLTIEDGVTTVAISPDTQFVAAGSLDKSVRVWDIHSGFLVERLEGPDGHKDSVYSVAFSPSGKDLVSGSLDRTIKMWELSAPRQGNQPGPKGGKCVKTFEGHRDFVLSVALTPEANWVLSGSKDRGVQFWDPRTGTTQLMLQGHKNSVISVAPSPQGRYFATGSGDMKARIWSYRPYS; encoded by the exons ATGTCGATGTATCCGCATCGCGCCATGGGGGGCGGCCCCCAAGGCAATTCCACTCGGCTGAACGAGTTGCTCGAACAGATCAGGGTCGAGTTTGATACTCAGATGCGCGCGACGGAAAACTACGAGCATCAGAGTATGTCTACTACTC TTGCCGCGCAAGTCAGCGAAATGCAACTGGTTCGTGAAAAGGTGTATCAGATGGAGCAAActcatctcagcctcaagcaGAA GTATGAAGATGAGATCAGTGCTCTACGACACCAACTCGAGGCTGCTCGAAAGGGAGGCATCCAGCCTGGCATTCCCGGCCCGCCTCAACATGCAGCGCCCTCCCAGCAGCCTCCTTCTATCGCTCCTGGCAATGGTCTTTTTAGTGGCATCATGGCTGGCGGTAGCCAGGGAGGTCTCgttcctcctcagccagGCCAGCAGCAGGGTCAGCAGGGCCAGCCTCAGGGTGcgcaacagcagcagcaaacgCAGCAGGGACATGCTCCTCAGGAGCAGCCGCTGggacctcaacaccaaatgGGCCAAGGGCCTCCTGGACTTCCCgtccctcctcctcaccctAACGCGCAGCAAGCACCTTACTCTCAGAACTATCCTCCGGGCCCCGTTTCCAATGGGATGGGCCCCCAGCCCCAGAGCACCGCCTCTCCCGGCCCCGGTAGAAGGGGTATCGGTCGTCCACCAGGTGCCGTCGGACCTGCTACTCCCCAGGTTAACACCCCCGTGCCTTACCCTGGAAGTGCAGCCTCCCCTCAAGTCAGCCATCCGACCCCCGAACACGGCCGAATGGGAGGCCCACATGCTCCCGCCGTTGGCAACGCTCTTGGAGACCTTGAAGTTGACTCTGTGGCCCCTCACAACAAGAAGACTGGGCAGGATTGGTATGCGATTTTCAACCCTCAAGTCCAGCGTGTTCTCGATGTGGACCTCGTCCACTCTCTGAACCACGAAAGTGTCGTATGCTGCGTCAGGTTCAGTCATGATGGCAAATATGTTGCAACTGGTTGCAATCGATCTGCCCAGATCTTTGATGTTCAAACTGGTGAAAAGGTTTGCGTGCTCGAGGACCATAATGCCTCTGATATGAGCGCCGATCTCTACATTCGCAGTGTCTGCTTTAGTCCCGATGGTCGCTACCTGGCTACTGGTGCTGAAGACAAGTTGATTCGA GTATGGGATATCCAAACTCGAACCATTCGAAATCACTTCTCTGGTCACGAGCAAGATATTTACTCGCTCGACTTTGCTCGTGATGGTCGAACAATTGCCTCGGGCAGTGGTGATCGAACTGTACGCCTGTGGGATATTGAGCAAGGCACAAACACTCTCACTCTGACAATAGAGGATGGCGTCACGACTGTCGCCATCTCTCCCGATACCCAATTCGTAGCTGCAGGCTCGCTCGACAAGAGTGTACGTGTATGGGACATCCATTCCGGCTTCCTTGTCGAGCGTTTGGAAGGACCTGATGGTCACAAGGACAGTGTTTACTCGGTTGCCTTCTCGCCCAGCGGCAAGGACCTAGTTTCTGGCAGTCTCGATAGGACTATCAAGATGTGGGAGCTCAGCGCTCCTCGTCAAGGAAACCAGCCTGGCCCCAAGGGTGGCAAGTGTGTCAAGACATTCGAGGGCCACCGCGATTTTGTCTTATCAGTTGCTCTCACCCCCGAGGCCAACTGGGTACTCTCTGGCTCCAAGGACCGGGGTGTCCAGTTTTGGGACCCTAGAACGGGTACGACGCAACTCATGCTGCAGGGACATAAGAACTCCGTCATCAGCGTCGCACCTAGTCCACAAGGAAGATACTTTGCCACTGGCTCTGGCGACATGAAGGCTCGTATCTGGTCTTACCGTCCCTATTCCTGA
- a CDS encoding ribosomal protein L28e: MSTAQELSNISSDLIWEIVRDNNCFSAKSKKNGGVQFSRDPLNLTNKTSRKHAGFVNDKALGISSGEKGAIVVTSKKAQPNKPAQNLVKTSYSGSKSNRKTYQAVANQAAKNGYRADLRSAAVERASALKKSNKPVKPEPEQKLRGNKAKKAAAAAEEN, translated from the exons ATGTCTACCGCCCAGGAGCTCTCCAACATTTCCTCGGACCTGATCTGGGAGATCGTCC GTGACAACAACTGCTTCTCcgccaagagcaagaagaacgGCGGTGTTCAGTTCTCCCGAGACCCCCTTAACCTGACCAACAAGACTTCTCGCAAG CACGCTGGTTTCGTCAACGACAAG GCCCTCGGTATCTCCTCTGGCGAGAAGGGTGCTATTGTTGTCACCTCCAAGAAGGCTCAGCCCAACAAGCCCGCCCAGAACCTTGTCAAGACCTCTTACAGCGGATCCAAGAGCAACCGCAA GACCTACCAGGCTGTTGCCAACCAGGCTGCCAAGAACGGTTACCGTGCTGACCTCCGCTCCGCTGCCGTTGAGCGTGCCTCCGCCCTGAAGAAGTCCAACAAGCCCGTCAAGCCCGAGCCCGAGCAGAAGCTCCGTggcaacaaggccaagaaggccgccgccgccgctgaGGAGAACTAA
- a CDS encoding hypothetical protein (At least one base has a quality score < 10) has product MSIPNHHCRYILPSTIKTTLRMSPVSPQFISAVLHPAADPPSAAPMTCHTPAPTPLSSYFVTPWLRSLSSNPTFRETREAVTMDRRIDKSRGNRPIGPSGGGLRVVYLF; this is encoded by the coding sequence ATGAGCATACCTAACCATCATTGTCGATACATACTTCCAAGTACAATCAAGACCACCTTACGAATGTCTCCTGTCTCTCCTCAGTTCATCTCTGCAGTTCTTCACCCCGCCGCTGATCCCCCATCTGCCGCTCCCATGACATGCCATACCCCAGCCCCGACCCCTCTCTCAAGTTATTTCGTCACGCCATGGCTTCGTTCGCTCTCATCCAATCCGACCTTCCGAGAAACGAGAGAAGCGGTAACAATGGATAGGAGAATTGACAAGTCCCGAGGAAACAGGCCGATCGGGCCGTCCGGGGGTGGGTTGCGAGTCGTATACCTATTTTAG
- a CDS encoding hypothetical protein (At least one base has a quality score < 10), with product MSPARNPTSWDDYEGGASPRGSVTDSMLEREQALVDDEGDETGDQENGEGFSRPRRRSSVTYQLAAIADIGGVNSFRSFARSWQRAAGFPEVIPRRPSFVLAPEQDTEDLQYSRSHVQGSSQQQSGLLRQHLDASSSHANGESSSAIESSPRSMRIPHRDGETKPLLDVEAGLIPLWGTPDQVSSPSRLSSQLPKIVGSNGSF from the exons ATGTCTCCGGCGCGGAATCCTACGAGCTGGGATGACTACGAAGGGGGAGCTTCACCTCGGGGAAGCGTGACCGACAGCATGCTTGAGCGCGAACAAGCTCTTGTGGACGACGAAGGCGACGAAACTGGCGACCAAGAAAATGGTGAAGGATTTTCGAGGCCGCGAAGGCG GTCTTCCGTCACCTACCAGTTGGCAGCAATCGCAGACATTGGTGGTGTAAACAGTTTCCGTTCTTTCGCCAGGAGTTGGCAGCGAGCGGCAGGATTTCCTGAGGTTATTCCTCGCCGACCGAGCTTTGTTCTTGCGCCGGAGCAAGACACAGAAGACCTTCAGTATAGTCGCAGCCATGTTCAAGGATCGTCGCAACAACAATCGGGTCTTTTGCGCCAACATCTTGATGCCTCGTCTTCGCATGCGAACGGCGAGTCTAGTTCAGCCATTGAGTCCTCACCGAGGTCAATGAGGATCCCCCATCGTGATGGCGAGACGAAGCCTCTGCTTGATGTGGAAGCTGGGCTCATCCCCTTGTGGGGCACCCCCGATCAAGTATCTTCGCCGTCCCGCCTCAGCTCGCAGCTCCCGAAAATTGTTGGAAGCAATGGTTCGTTCTGA
- a CDS encoding C-5 sterol desaturase (At least one base has a quality score < 10) has product MDVVLEVVDTFIADYAYSYFHPKPPAPYDFPSPSNSTDTSAKAFSTWTYKPATQFITLEPAEEAYMSAWDRDNPLRQALTLYLITWIFGLLVYFIVATLSYIFIFDKRTFDHPRFIKNQVRLEIIAANKAMPVMAIITAPFFLLEVRGYGKLYDTTEDGPGLWYNFFQFPLFLLFTDFCIYWAHRWLHHRLVYKYLHKLHHKWIMPTPFASHAFHPLDGFTQSLPYHIFPFIFPLQKMAYVALFVFVNLWSVMIHDGEYLTNNPVVNGAACHSLHHSRFEVNYGQFFTGFDRMGGTYLMPEQWMFERNMKMSEGRWKKEIEKVDELIEEIEGKDNRTYGSSSTKKTQ; this is encoded by the exons ATGGACGTCGTCCTCGAGGTCGTCGATACCTTTATCGCCGATTACGCATACTCCTACTTTCACCCAAAGCCTCCAGCTCCTTATGATTTCCCATCGCCCTCAAACTCGACAGATACGTCGGCCAAGGCCTTCTCAACATGGACTTACAAGCCGGCCACTCAATTCATCACGCTTGAGCCAGCAGAGGAGGCATACATGAGCGCTTGGGATCGTGACAACcctcttcgacaagctctgACTCTATATCTTATCACTTG GATCTTTGGGCTTCTCGTCTACTTCATCGTCGCGACACTCTCatacatcttcatcttcgacAAGCGAACATTTGACCACCctcgcttcatcaagaaccaaGTCCGCCTTGAAATCATTGCAGCCAACAAGGCCATGCCCGTCATGGCCATCATCACAGcacccttcttcctccttgaagTGCGCGGATACGGCAAACTCTACGACACCACCGAAGATGGACCCGGGCTCTGGTACAACTTCTTCCAGTTCccgctcttcctcctcttcaccGACTTCTGCATCTACTGGGCTCATCGCTGGCTTCACCACCGCCTGGTCTACAAGTACCTGCACAAGCTTCACCACAAGTGGATCATGCCTACGCCCTTTGCTAGCCATGCTTTCCACCCTCTCGATGGCTTCACCCAGTCATTGCCATACCACATCTTCCCCTTTATCTTCCCGCTCCAGAAGATGGCATATGTGGCGCTCTTCGTATTCGTGAACCTCTGGTCTGTCATGATTCACGATGGCGAGTATCTCACCAACAACCCCGTTGTCAACGGCGCTGCTTGCCACTCTCTCCACCACTCTCGCTTTGAGGTCAATTACGGCCAGTTCTTCACTGGCTTTGACCGCATGGGTGGCACATATCTCATGCCTGAGCAGTGGATGTTCGAGCGTAATATGAAGATGTCAGAGGGCCgatggaagaaggagattgagaaggtGGATGAGCTTATTGAAGAGATCGAAGGTAAAGACAACCGCACATACGGTTCGTCTAGCACCAAGAAGACCCAATAG
- a CDS encoding glucose repression regulatory protein TUP1, which yields MQLVREKVYQMEQTHLSLKQKYEDEISALRHQLEAARKGGIQPGIPGPPQHAAPSQQPPSIAPGNGLFSGIMAGGSQGGLVPPQPGQQQGQQGQPQGAQQQQQTQQGHAPQEQPLGPQHQMGQGPPGLPVPPPHPNAQQAPYSQNYPPGPVSNGMGPQPQSTASPGPGRRGIGRPPGAVGPATPQVNTPVPYPGSAASPQVSHPTPEHGRMGGPHAPAVGNALGDLEVDSVAPHNKKTGQDWYAIFNPQVQRVLDVDLVHSLNHESVVCCVRFSHDGKYVATGCNRSAQIFDVQTGEKVCVLEDHNASDMSADLYIRSVCFSPDGRYLATGAEDKLIRVWDIQTRTIRNHFSGHEQDIYSLDFARDGRTIASGSGDRTVRLWDIEQGTNTLTLTIEDGVTTVAISPDTQFVAAGSLDKSVRVWDIHSGFLVERLEGPDGHKDSVYSVAFSPSGKDLVSGSLDRTIKMWELSAPRQGNQPGPKGGKCVKTFEGHRDFVLSVALTPEANWVLSGSKDRGVQFWDPRTGTTQLMLQGHKNSVISVAPSPQGRYFATGSGDMKARIWSYRPYS from the exons ATGCAACTGGTTCGTGAAAAGGTGTATCAGATGGAGCAAActcatctcagcctcaagcaGAA GTATGAAGATGAGATCAGTGCTCTACGACACCAACTCGAGGCTGCTCGAAAGGGAGGCATCCAGCCTGGCATTCCCGGCCCGCCTCAACATGCAGCGCCCTCCCAGCAGCCTCCTTCTATCGCTCCTGGCAATGGTCTTTTTAGTGGCATCATGGCTGGCGGTAGCCAGGGAGGTCTCgttcctcctcagccagGCCAGCAGCAGGGTCAGCAGGGCCAGCCTCAGGGTGcgcaacagcagcagcaaacgCAGCAGGGACATGCTCCTCAGGAGCAGCCGCTGggacctcaacaccaaatgGGCCAAGGGCCTCCTGGACTTCCCgtccctcctcctcaccctAACGCGCAGCAAGCACCTTACTCTCAGAACTATCCTCCGGGCCCCGTTTCCAATGGGATGGGCCCCCAGCCCCAGAGCACCGCCTCTCCCGGCCCCGGTAGAAGGGGTATCGGTCGTCCACCAGGTGCCGTCGGACCTGCTACTCCCCAGGTTAACACCCCCGTGCCTTACCCTGGAAGTGCAGCCTCCCCTCAAGTCAGCCATCCGACCCCCGAACACGGCCGAATGGGAGGCCCACATGCTCCCGCCGTTGGCAACGCTCTTGGAGACCTTGAAGTTGACTCTGTGGCCCCTCACAACAAGAAGACTGGGCAGGATTGGTATGCGATTTTCAACCCTCAAGTCCAGCGTGTTCTCGATGTGGACCTCGTCCACTCTCTGAACCACGAAAGTGTCGTATGCTGCGTCAGGTTCAGTCATGATGGCAAATATGTTGCAACTGGTTGCAATCGATCTGCCCAGATCTTTGATGTTCAAACTGGTGAAAAGGTTTGCGTGCTCGAGGACCATAATGCCTCTGATATGAGCGCCGATCTCTACATTCGCAGTGTCTGCTTTAGTCCCGATGGTCGCTACCTGGCTACTGGTGCTGAAGACAAGTTGATTCGA GTATGGGATATCCAAACTCGAACCATTCGAAATCACTTCTCTGGTCACGAGCAAGATATTTACTCGCTCGACTTTGCTCGTGATGGTCGAACAATTGCCTCGGGCAGTGGTGATCGAACTGTACGCCTGTGGGATATTGAGCAAGGCACAAACACTCTCACTCTGACAATAGAGGATGGCGTCACGACTGTCGCCATCTCTCCCGATACCCAATTCGTAGCTGCAGGCTCGCTCGACAAGAGTGTACGTGTATGGGACATCCATTCCGGCTTCCTTGTCGAGCGTTTGGAAGGACCTGATGGTCACAAGGACAGTGTTTACTCGGTTGCCTTCTCGCCCAGCGGCAAGGACCTAGTTTCTGGCAGTCTCGATAGGACTATCAAGATGTGGGAGCTCAGCGCTCCTCGTCAAGGAAACCAGCCTGGCCCCAAGGGTGGCAAGTGTGTCAAGACATTCGAGGGCCACCGCGATTTTGTCTTATCAGTTGCTCTCACCCCCGAGGCCAACTGGGTACTCTCTGGCTCCAAGGACCGGGGTGTCCAGTTTTGGGACCCTAGAACGGGTACGACGCAACTCATGCTGCAGGGACATAAGAACTCCGTCATCAGCGTCGCACCTAGTCCACAAGGAAGATACTTTGCCACTGGCTCTGGCGACATGAAGGCTCGTATCTGGTCTTACCGTCCCTATTCCTGA